A stretch of Pomacea canaliculata isolate SZHN2017 linkage group LG6, ASM307304v1, whole genome shotgun sequence DNA encodes these proteins:
- the LOC112566713 gene encoding Golgi-associated PDZ and coiled-coil motif-containing protein-like produces MAATLSFRWLELLEKEFDKAFVDLDLLLGEIDPEQCELTFEGRQKMTALSAAFAQLSHKAQTIFQCNAKLEAQLLDMRSELVEERAAKEALQSELHTMLLQLHSTQLQIHALRGIEVDSADIKRKLESELSTRQQAVMSVGRLDAEAKSLRRENSELRQYILALQSEVYGARLAAKYLDKELAGRIQQIQLLGRDMRGAEHDKLWNQLEAEIHLHRHKTVIRACRGRANRKKKLLSPPGHDFQSLKRKHGLGDVRKVVLQKGPDEGLGMSITGGKEHGVPILISEIHEGQPAERCQGLYVGDAILSVNNLDLRNAKHAEAVKILSQQQGEITMEVMFVAPDEDSDDESKEFEDEHGFRYRIYDDEVIGNLNEDHQKSGIAQQSLANGPAPPLAVNGNAKPETVESPNTKVSPQSKDGTPTSYTNNSQKDVTSTTTSSNSLTSPPASSEASAATSSRNPKTTSPVSLVAPASS; encoded by the exons ATGGCTGCCACGCTGTCTTTTAGATGGCTGGAACTGCTAGAAAAAGAATTCGACAAGGCTTTTGTAGATTTGGATCTCCTTTTAGGAGAGATAGATCCAGAACAATGTGAGCTAACATTCGAAGGTCGCCAGAAAATGACAGCTTTGAGTGCTGCCTTTGCTCAGCTGAGTCACAAAGCACAAACAATCTTCCAATGCAACGCAAAGCTAGAg GCTCAGCTTCTGGACATGCGTTCTGAGCTAGTTGAGGAAAGGGCAGCAAAGGAGGCACTGCAATCAGAACTCCATACCATGCTCCTGCAGCTTCACTCCACACAGTTGCAGATCCATGCCTTGCGAGGTATTGAAGTGGATTCTGCTGACATCAAAAGGAAGTTG GAGAGTGAACTGTCTACACGGCAGCAGGCAGTCATGAGTGTAGGGCGCCTGGATGCAGAAGCCAAAAGCCTGCGGAGAGAGAACTCAGAACTAAGGCAGTACATCCTGGCTCTGCAAAGTGAAGTGTACGGTGCCCGGCTGGCGGCCAAGTACCTTGACAAAGAGCTGGCTGGCAG aatCCAGCAGATTCAGTTGCTTGGGCGGGATATGAGAGGAGCAGAACATGATAAACTATGGAATCAATTGGAGGCTGAAATTCACCTTCATCGGCATAAAACTGTCATCCGTGCTTGTCGAGGCCGTGCCAACCGCAAGAAAAAACTCCTCAGCCCTCCAGGACAT GATTTTCAAAGCCTGAAGCGAAAACATGGCCTTGGAGATGTACGCAAAGTTGTTCTTCAGAAAGGTCCTGATGAGGGTTTGGGCATGTCTATCACA GGTGGAAAAGAGCATGGGGTTCCCATTTTAATATCAGAGATTCATGAAGGTCAGCCAGCAGAGAGATGTCAGGGACTGTATGTGGGTGATGCTATCTTGTCTGTCAATAATCTCGACCTTCGAAATGCCAAGCATGCAGAGGCAGTCAAAATTCTTTCACAGCAA CAAGGAGAGATAACTATGGAAGTAATGTTTGTGGCACCTGATGAagacagtgatgatgaaagCAAGGAATTTGAAGATGAGCATGGATTCAG ATACAGGATTTATGATGATGAGGTAATTGGCAACCTTAATGAAGACCATCAGAAAAGTGGCATAGCACAGCAGTCCCTGGCAAATGGTCCTGCACCTCCTTTGGCTGTCAACGGCAATGCAAAGCCAGAAACAGTGGAATC GCCAAATACAAAAGTGTCACCACAGTCCAAAGATGGTACCCCAACCAGTTATACAAATAATTCCCAAAAAGATGTGACATCAACCACTACATCATCTAATTCTTTAACTTCTCCACCTGCATCTTCAGAAGCAAGTGCAGCCACATCATCCAGAAACCCAAAAACCACAAGCCCAGTATCTTTAGTGGCGCCAGCATCTAGCTAA
- the LOC112566714 gene encoding 39S ribosomal protein L21, mitochondrial-like yields MASLTFSQPFLLENVRLLRLNKGLKTFVYHHHATSKGGRSQVMTSTFQASKSCLPQSRIMACNSCRSLLPSACRLFKQVLRSGASFSQFHSSCAILHSPSLVSSMPSDTTAATHRLCSVSSPVVLQCRGANWYIDKRISNNLGVYGIADVEPDFTNITDKTESQELAKMVNETFENGEQGRLFAVVSIAAVQRRVTVEDIIIVEAEFPPNIGDRIRLEKVLMVGGKDFSLFGQPLLSRDQVKIEATVVEQTLSHNRVWATYKRRSRFRKMKVCRNPQCMLVINSIELSMLPET; encoded by the exons aaaacatttgtttaccaCCACCACGCTACAAGTAAGGGAGGTCGCTCTCAAGTGATGACGTCAACCTTTCAAGCCTCAAAGAGTTGTCTACCTCAAAGTCGTATCATGGCGTGTAATTCGTGCAGGTCACTTCTCCCTAGTGCCTGTAGATTATTCAAGCAAGTTTTGCGCTCTGGAGCATCATTTTCAC AATTTCATTCATCATGTGCAATCTTGCATAGTCCATCGCTTGTCAGCAGCATGCCTTCTGACACAACAGCAGCTACTCACAGGCTGTGTTCAGTGTCCTCTCCTGTTGTGTTACAGTGCAGAGGGGCCAACTGGTATATTGATAAAAGAATCAGCAACAATCTTGG AGTGTATGGCATTGCAGACGTGGAGCCAGATTTCACTAACAtaacagacaaaacagaaagtcaag aaTTGGCGAAGATGGTCAATGAGACTTTTGAAAATGGAGAACAGGGACGCTTATTTGCTGTTGTGTCGATTGCTGCAGTGCAACGCAGGGTCACTGTTGaagacattattattgttgaggCAGAGTTTCCACCAAACATTGGTGACAGAATACGTTTGGAGAAG GTTCTGATGGTTGGAGGAAAGGACTTTTCGCTTTTTGGTCAGCCGTTACTAAG CCGAGATCAGGTGAAAATTGAAGCTACTGTTGTGGAGCAAACCTTATCCCATAATCGTGTGTGGGCTACATACAAAAGGCGTTCACGattcagaaaaatgaaag TGTGTAGAAATCCACAGTGCATGTTGGTGATCAACAGTATAGAACTAAGTATGCTTCCAGAAACGTGA